In Pungitius pungitius chromosome 2, fPunPun2.1, whole genome shotgun sequence, a single window of DNA contains:
- the arid2 gene encoding AT-rich interactive domain-containing protein 2, with protein MANSTGKNLLDQRRKGQAFLDELRQFHQSRGSPFRKIPIAGGKELDLNALYVRVVSLGGFAKVSDKNQWIELGDEFNFPRSCSNAAFALKQYYLRYLEKYEKVHHFGEDDEEAQPGNPKASLPIGAIPSAYNYQQHVVSDYLRQSYGLSSDFVPPCDYNKLVLSLLSGLPNEVDFAVNVCTLLSNESKHAMQLDKDPKLVTLLLAHAGVFDDSLGSFSAVFGTDWKEKTSRDFVRFWKEVVEDVEVRELIWDKNSPAKDGTSSEERWQSLFHPPRNQGISDMEAQRVLQIAVILRNLSFEEANVKLLAANRTCLRFLLLCAHCNLISLRQLGLDTLGNVAAELQLDPVDFRTTHLIFHTITKCLMSRDRFLKMRAMEILGNLSKAEDNGVLICEYVDQDSYREVIMLLTLPDLMLLMASLEVLYLLAQLGEIPCSKMASVDHSIDLLVRLVSVDLHTFGPDALTAVRLIEHQASADQAAEVRPQLVEQVPAAVQGAAAPVTRVPVQSTQPPPGIVELDGEKFTLQWLNAHFETNPEGSVSRSEMYSEYLATCSKMGRSNILNSTGFLKCLRNVFPSHTMRRQDEAKANGQVHILLVGLRRRAIPLPIQLYYQQQSPAAAQTPPAARHEASGDPQAPPPGLPLGPPSLGPQFVRVMGHGLSATGAAPPSAPPSASTAQEPAHVSHPAVSRHPVALQASMQLPPNPLAALQQQPGRPGPVVQIATSAPAAQNPAAQQHSPMLPTGPPVTLFQQVPQGHILTARVHGVCPPITQHLSGPQGGALQAEPQCAASTPSSSIHVGAGHTFSIAGVANSQGPRGTFQNIAPKPAPSHLGAPAATIATPNQLTQPPQQSQSLVIVGPNPQQNPAYAPAMHQIVLANPSGIPGPQTIQIAGHPGAASSPCPPPTSHSNTQVQPNQTVGHALSMKRHQQQQQQQLQLISQTPPSQPTSTESSLIKQLLLPKRGPSTPGGKLILPAPQVPPPNSTMASSPQVIYQTTYSTQNPSPQPQQLNVQLVPGQLPAAGAPTLQTVQLLPGQLISTNSPGAATIIQGPTSAGQVTFTVVPTTGFTTSTAAVVSTGAVAPGVPPPPFLAASVPHDAPASPTPPPLPAPLRGDKIICQKEEEAKDATGLHIHERKIEVMENSSLADGNGKPSNGDVAAGAKLLNGGKCMESNLPPYHSGKSQGGLNGPATEGHPANGKQALSPTPNAPLEGNPDPKKTLVNGVCDFDRDNGGGNLNKNIPNHIASKQYLGNGEVGPSEKSRGSDLPLPSTPPPQQDTSKAQQAERLVNGPQAAGNRPPSELTNGPLGPGLGVPALRQQLLPNSALPSTVTVTSAGAPANGMAPEARGLKRPAESEERGGAAPSGIPNKVGVRIITISDPNNAGSSATMVAVPAGTDPSTVAKVAIENATQQRNCLPTMASGSTPTVTPPPASQPATGGNHSPHLSAQPEQSRKAGQNFKCLWQSCKRWFETPSRVFYHAATQHGGKGLYGGHCQWEGCEPFPRQRLSFITHLQDKHCSREALLAGLKLEEQQAQSPNQTSTQTPPAAGSTPTPRAPKAIVNHPSAALMALRRGSRNLVFRDFTDDKEGPVTKHIRLTAALTLKNIAKHSDCGRMLVKRHETHLSVLALSNMEVSTTLAKCLYELTRSLQA; from the exons ATGGCAAATTCGACGGGGAAAAATCTACTAGATCAGCGAAGGAAAGGACAGGCTTTCCTGGACGAGCTGCGGCAATTTCACCAAAGCAGAGG ATCGCCGTTCAGGAAGATTCCTATCGCGGGTGGGAAAGAGCTGGACCTGAATGCTCTCTATGTCAGAGTCGTCTCTTTAGGTGGATTCGCGAAG GTCTCTGACAAAAACCAATGGATCGAACTCGGGGACGAGTTCAACTTTCCGAGGAGTTGTTCCAACGCTGCATTCGCTTTAAAACAGTACTACCTTCG ATACTTGGAGAAGTATGAGAAAGTCCACCACTTCGGCGAGGACGACGAAGAGGCGCAGCCGGGGAATCCCAAAGCCTCTCTTCCCATCGGTGCAATTCCCAGCGCCTACAACTACCAGCAACACGTCGTATCAG acTATCTCCGCCAAAGCTATGGACTGTCTTCAGACTTCGTTCCGCCGTGCGACTACAACAAACTGGTGCTGTCCCTCCTCTCGGGTCTACCGAACGAAGTGGACTTCGCCGTCAACGTTTGCACTCTGCTGTCCAACGAGAGCAAGCACGCCATGCAGCTGGACAAGGACCCCAAGCTGGTCACGCTGCTGCTGGCCCACGCCGGCGTCTTTGACGACT CGCTGGGCAGCTTCTCCGCGGTGTTCGGGACGGACTGGAAAGAGAAAACCTCCCGGGACTTTGTCAGG TTCTGGAAGGAGGTGGTAGAGGACGTCGAGGTCCGGGAGCTGATCTGGGACAAAAACAGCCCAGCAAAAG ATGGTACGTCGAGCGAGGAGCGCTGGCAGAGCCTCTTTCACCCGCCGCGGAACCAGGGCATCAGCGACATGGAGGCCCAGCGGGTCCTGCAGATTGCCGTTATCCTGCGAAACCTCTCCTTCGAGGAGGCCAACGTCAAGCTGCTGGCGGCCAACCGAACGTGCCTGCGCTTCCTTTTGCTCTGTGCCCACTGTAACCTCATCTCACTCCGACAGCTTGGACTCGACACGTTGGGCAACGTGGCTGCTGAG CTTCAACTGGATCCTGTTGACTTTCGGACGACTCATCTGATCTTTCACACCATCACCAAATGTTTGATGTCCAGGGACCGGTTTCTCAAAATGAGGG CCATGGAAATCCTGGGCAACCTCAGCAAGGCGGAGGACAACGGCGTGCTCATCTGCGAGTACGTGGACCAGGACTCGTACAGGGAGGTAATAATGCTCCTCACGTTGCCCGACCTCATGCTCCTCATGGCCTCCTTGGAGGTGCTCTACCTGCTGGCCCAGCTCGGAGAGATCCCCTGCAGCAAGATGGCGTCCGTCGACCACAGCATAG ATCTCTTGGTGCGGTTGGTATCGGTTGACCTCCATACGTTTGGACCCGACGCCCTGACGGCGGTGCGACTAATCGAGCATCAGGCCAGCGCTGACCAGGCAGCAGAGGTTCGACCACAGCTGGTAGAGCAGGTCCCTGCAGCCGTGCAGGGAGCAGCGGCGCCTG TAACGAGGGTGCCGGTTCAATCCACCCAACCCCCACCTGGTATTGTGGAACTCGATGGGGAAAAGTTTACATTGCAATG GCTAAACGCTCACTTTGAGACAAACCCAGAGGGCTCTGTATCTCGATCAGAAATGTACTCTGAGTACCTGGCCACGTGTAGTAAAATGGGACGAAGCAACATCTTGAACTCCACAGGCTTCCTTAAATGTCTGCG GAACGTGTTTCCAAGCCATACAATGCGGCGGCAAGATGAGGCCAAGGCCAATGGTCAGGTTCATATTCTCCTGGTCGGGCTGAGGCGCAGGGCGATCCCTCTGCCCATCCAGCTGTACTACCAGCAGCAGAGTCCTGCAGCGGCTCAAACACCTCCAGCAGCCCGACACGAAGCCTCTGGCGACCCTCAGGCCCCGCCTCCAG GCTTACCTCTCGGGCCTCCGAGTCTTGGACCCCAGTTTGTCCGGGTGATGGGCCACGGCCTCAGCGCCACTGGTGCTGCTCCACCCTCGGCTCCACCCTCGGCCTCGACTGCACAGGAGCCTGCTCATGTGAGCCATCCGGCTGTTTCCCGTCACCCGGTGGCCCTGCAGGCGTCTATGCAGTTGCCACCAAATCCTCTGGcagcactgcagcagcagccgggccGACCCGGGCCGGTGGTCCAGATCGCGACGTCTGCTCCGGCCGCCCAGAACCCGGCCGCTCAGCAGCACTCCCCTATGCTCCCCACCGGGCCGCCCGTCACGCTGTTCCAGCAGGTACCGCAGGGCCACATCCTCACCGCCCGGGTACACGGCGTGTGCCCCCCCATAACCCAGCACCTGTCCGGCCCTCAAGGTGGAGCTCTCCAGGCGGAGCCTCAGTGTGCTGCATCAACACCCTCCTCTTCCATCCATGTCGGGGCTGGTCACACGTTTAGCATCGCGGGTGTGGCCAACTCCCAGGGCCCGCGCGGCACATTTCAGAATATTGCGCCCAAACCTGCGCCAAGCCACCTGGGTGCACCAGCAGCCACGATAGCCACTCCCAACCAGCTGACTCAGCCCCCACAGCAGTCGCAGAGTCTCGTAATAGTCGGCCCCAACCCCCAGCAGAACCCGGCCTACGCCCCTGCCATGCACCAGATAGTTCTCGCCAACCCCTCCGGCATCCCCGGCCCCCAGACTATCCAGATAGCGGGGCATCCCGGAGCTGCTTCCAGCCCCTGCCCGCCTCCCACTTCTCATTCTAACACCCAGGTCCAGCCCAATCAAACTGTCGGCCACGCACTGTCTATGAAACGGcatcaacaacagcagcaacagcagctgcagcttaTTTCCCAAACTCCCCCCTCTCAGCCTACCTCCACCGAGTCCAGCTTGATCAAACAGCTACTGCTTCCAAAGCGAGGGCCTTCTACTCCGGGAGGAAAGCTCATCCTACCCGCCCCACAGGTGCCCCCTCCAAACAGCACGATGGCGTCTAGTCCACAGGTCATCTACCAGACGACCTACAGCACCCAGAATCCATCTCCTCAGCCTCAGCAGCTCAATGTCCAGCTGGTTCCTGGTCAGCTTCCCGCTGCAGGAGCCCCCACCCTGCAGACGGTGCAGCTCTTGCCGGGGCAGCTCATTTCCACAAATAGCCCGGGGGCCGCTACAATCATCCAGGGCCCCACGTCAGCTGGACAAGTCACATTCACCGTAGTCCCCACCACTGGCTTCACCACCTCGACCGCTGCTGTTGTCAGCACGGGTGCTGTGGCTCCGGGGGTTCCCCCTCCTCCGTTCTTGGCTGCGTCAGTGCCCCACGACGCACCTGCGTCCccgacaccaccaccactgccAGCTCCCCTCAGAGGAGACAAGATTATCTgtcaaaaggaggaggaagccaAGGACGCCACggggctgcacatccatgagcGGAAGATCGAGGTGATGGAGAACTCGTCTTTGGCGGATGGAAACGGTAAACCCAGTAATGGAGATGTTGCTGCGGGTGCTAAGCTGCTAAATGGTGGGAAGTGCATGGAGTCTAATCTACCTCCATACCACTCAGGGAAGAGCCAGGGGGGCCTCAATGGCCCGGCTACCGAGGGCCACCCTGCTAATGGGAAGCAGGCCCTTTCCCCCACCCCAAACGCTCCTCTGGAGGGCAACCCCGACCCCAAAAAAACTCTGGTTAATGGGGTGTGTGACTTTGATCGCGACAACGGTGGCGGCAacttaaacaaaaacattccaAATCACATTGCTTCCAAACAGTACTTGGGGAACGGGGAGGTTGGCCCTTCGGAGAAGAGTCGCGGGTCGGACCTCCCTCTTCCCAGTACTCCTCCCCCCCAGCAGGACACTTCCAAAGCCCAGCAAGCCGAGCGCCTGGTGAATGGACCCCAGGCGGCGGGCAACAGGCCTCCCTCGGAATTAACCAACGGACCTTTGGGGCCGGGCCTCGGCGTGCCTGCCCTAAGACAGCAACTGCTCCCCAACTCCGCCCTGCCCTCCACTGTTACAGTCACTTCCGCCGGCGCTCCCGCAAACGGGATGGCCCCCGAGGCCCGCGGTCTCAAGAGGCCGGCGGAAAGCGAGGAGCGCGGCGGGGCGGCGCCCTCGGGCATCCCCAACAAAGTGGGAGTGCGGATCATCACCATCAGCGACCCCAACAACGCCGGCAGCAGTGCCACTATGGTGGCGGTGCCGGCAGGAACGGACCCAAGCACAGTAGCCAAAGTAGCAATAGAGAACGCCACTCAGCAGAGGAACTGCTTGCCCACGATGGCATCCGGCTCCACG CCAACAGTAACCCCGCCCCCTGCATCCCAGCCCGCTACGGGCGGGAACCACAGCCCGCACCTCTCAGCGCAGCCGGAGCAGAGCAGGAAGGCGGGGCAGAACTTCAAGTGTTTGTGGCAGTCCTGTAAACG GTGGTTCGAAACGCCGTCGCGGGTCTTTTACCACGCGGCGACACAACACGGTGGCAAAGGCTTGTACGGCGGCCATTGTCAATGGGAAGGGTGTGAACCTTTTCCCCGGCAGAGACTTTCCTTCATCACGCATCTGCAG GACAAGCACTGTTCTCGAGAGGCTTTGCTGGCTGGGCTCAAGCTAGAAGAGCAGCAGGCGCAAAGTCCCAATCAGACTTCTACCCA GACTCCGCCGGCGGCAGGCAGCACTCCGACACCGCGAGCACCAAAAGCTATCGTGAATCACCCGAGCGCGGCGCTCATGGCCCTCCGCAGAGGCTCTCGGAACCTGGTCTTCAGGGACTTCACT GATGACAAAGAGGGACCAGTGACCAAACACATACGACTAACTGCTGCCTTAACGTTGAAGAACATCGCCAAGCACTCGGACTGTGGTCGCAT GTTGGTAAAGAGGCATGAGACGCACCTCTCCGTGCTGGCGCTGAGTAACATGGAGGTCTCCACCACGCTCGCCAAATGCCTTTACGAACTGACGCGCTCGCTCCAGGCTTaa